One Streptomyces sp. V4I8 genomic window carries:
- a CDS encoding ABC transporter permease, which yields MSSLSLAVRDSSTMLRRNLLHARRYPSLTLNLLLTPIMLLLLFVYIFGDTMSAGIGGGGADRSEYIAFLVPGLLLMTIGSTTIGTAVSVSNDMTEGIIARFRTMAIHRGSVLIGHVIGSVLQAVISVVLVAGVGVAIGFRSTDATALEWIAAFGLLVLFALALTWIAVGMGLVSPNAEAASNNAMPLIFLPLISSTFVPVGAMPGWFQPIAEYQPFTPAIETVRGLLLGTEIGHNGWLAVAWCLALTTLGYFWSKSVFNRDPK from the coding sequence ATGAGTTCCCTCTCCCTCGCCGTACGCGATTCCTCCACGATGCTGCGCCGCAACCTCCTGCACGCCCGGCGCTACCCGTCCCTCACCCTGAACCTGCTGCTGACGCCGATCATGCTGCTGCTGTTGTTCGTCTACATATTCGGCGACACCATGAGCGCGGGCATCGGCGGTGGCGGCGCCGACCGCTCCGAGTACATCGCGTTTCTCGTGCCCGGACTCCTGCTGATGACCATCGGCAGCACCACGATCGGTACTGCGGTGTCCGTCTCCAACGACATGACCGAGGGCATCATCGCCCGCTTCCGCACGATGGCCATCCACCGTGGGTCCGTGCTCATCGGGCACGTCATCGGCAGTGTGCTGCAGGCGGTCATCAGTGTGGTGCTCGTCGCCGGCGTCGGTGTGGCCATCGGTTTCCGGTCCACGGATGCCACGGCTCTGGAGTGGATCGCGGCGTTCGGGCTGCTCGTGCTGTTCGCCCTGGCGCTCACCTGGATCGCGGTCGGGATGGGCCTGGTCAGCCCGAACGCCGAGGCGGCCAGCAACAACGCGATGCCGCTCATCTTCCTGCCGCTCATCTCCAGCACCTTCGTCCCGGTCGGCGCGATGCCGGGATGGTTCCAGCCGATCGCCGAGTACCAGCCGTTCACGCCGGCCATCGAGACCGTCCGCGGGCTGCTGCTCGGCACCGAGATCGGCCACAACGGGTGGCTCGCGGTCGCCTGGTGCCTGGCTCTCACCACGCTCGGCTACTTCTGGTCGAAGTCGGTGTTCAACCGCGACCCGAAGTAA
- a CDS encoding ATP-binding cassette domain-containing protein, whose product MTNLAIAANGLRKSYGGKVVLDGVDLAVPEGTIFSLLGPNGAGKTTAVKILSTLISADPGTGDIHIGGHDLAADPQAVRGAIGVTGQFSAVDGLITGEENMLLMADLHHLSRSAGRRTAAELLERFDLVEAAKKPASTYSGGMKRRLDIAMTLVGSPRIIFLDEPTTGLDPRSRHNMWQIIRELVSDGVTVFLTTQYLEEADQLADRIAVLNDGKIAAQGTAEELKRLIPGGHVRLRFADPAAYQSAALALREVTRDDEALTLEIPSGGTQRELRAILDRLDSAGIEADELTVHTPDLDDVFFALTGSTVPNQSNQPNQSNDPNQPTQPNQPKEAVR is encoded by the coding sequence ATGACCAATCTGGCTATCGCGGCGAACGGGCTGCGCAAGTCCTACGGCGGCAAGGTCGTGCTCGACGGCGTCGACCTGGCCGTCCCCGAAGGAACGATCTTCTCCCTGCTGGGCCCGAACGGCGCCGGCAAGACCACCGCAGTGAAGATCCTCTCCACTCTGATCTCCGCCGACCCGGGCACGGGCGACATCCACATCGGCGGCCACGATCTGGCCGCCGACCCCCAGGCGGTTCGGGGCGCGATCGGTGTCACCGGGCAGTTCTCCGCCGTGGACGGGCTGATCACCGGCGAGGAGAACATGCTCCTCATGGCGGACCTGCACCACCTCTCCCGAAGCGCGGGCAGGCGGACCGCCGCCGAGTTGCTGGAGCGTTTCGATCTGGTCGAGGCGGCGAAGAAGCCCGCCTCCACCTACTCCGGCGGTATGAAGCGCCGCCTCGACATCGCCATGACGCTGGTCGGCAGCCCGCGGATCATCTTCCTCGATGAGCCGACCACCGGTCTCGACCCGCGCTCCCGGCACAACATGTGGCAGATCATCCGCGAACTGGTCTCCGACGGCGTCACCGTCTTCCTCACCACCCAGTACCTGGAGGAGGCCGACCAGCTCGCCGACCGCATCGCAGTCCTCAACGACGGCAAGATCGCCGCTCAGGGCACCGCCGAGGAGCTCAAGCGGCTCATCCCGGGGGGACATGTGCGGCTGCGCTTCGCCGACCCGGCCGCGTACCAGAGCGCCGCCCTCGCCCTGCGCGAGGTCACCCGGGACGACGAGGCACTGACGCTGGAGATCCCCAGCGGCGGCACCCAGCGCGAACTGCGCGCCATCCTCGACCGACTGGACTCGGCCGGCATCGAGGCGGACGAGCTGACCGTCCACACCCCCGACCTCGACGACGTCTTCTTCGCCCTGACCGGCAGCACCGTGCCGAACCAGTCCAACCAGCCGAACCAGTCCAACGACCCGAATCAGCCCACCCAGCCCAACCAGCCCAAGGAGGCTGTCCGATGA
- a CDS encoding DUF4097 family beta strand repeat-containing protein → MQKFDTPAPISAALELPAGRIRFIAADRADTTVEVLPADAGKSRDVKAAEQVRVAYDGGVLRIEAPQAKNQYFGPSGAVEVTVQLPAGSGVEVKAAAAELRGVGRLGDVAFEGAQGPVKLDEAARVRLTLQDGDVTLGRLSGPAEISTQRGDIRITEAERGAVVLRTRMGDISIDAAREASASLDAGTGHGRIHNTLKNSDGDAAGLTIHATTDHGDITARSL, encoded by the coding sequence ATGCAGAAGTTCGACACCCCCGCCCCCATCTCCGCCGCCCTCGAGCTCCCCGCGGGCCGCATCCGGTTCATCGCCGCCGACCGGGCCGACACCACCGTCGAGGTCCTGCCCGCGGATGCCGGCAAGAGCCGCGACGTCAAGGCCGCGGAGCAGGTCCGGGTCGCCTACGACGGCGGGGTTTTGCGGATCGAGGCCCCGCAGGCGAAGAACCAGTACTTCGGCCCCTCCGGCGCCGTCGAGGTCACCGTTCAGCTGCCCGCCGGATCCGGCGTCGAGGTGAAGGCGGCGGCCGCCGAACTCCGCGGCGTGGGACGGCTCGGTGATGTCGCCTTCGAGGGGGCGCAGGGGCCGGTCAAGCTCGACGAGGCCGCGAGGGTCCGGCTGACCCTGCAGGACGGTGACGTCACCCTCGGCCGGCTTTCCGGCCCGGCGGAGATCAGCACCCAGCGGGGCGACATCCGCATCACCGAGGCCGAGCGCGGCGCGGTCGTCCTGCGCACCCGGATGGGCGACATCTCCATCGACGCCGCCCGCGAAGCCTCCGCCTCCCTGGACGCCGGCACCGGCCACGGCCGCATCCACAACACGCTCAAGAACAGCGACGGCGACGCCGCCGGCCTGACCATCCACGCCACCACCGACCACGGCGACATCACCGCCCGCAGCCTGTGA
- a CDS encoding helix-turn-helix domain-containing protein — protein MPGGRLTQQERQQIALGVADGLAYAEIARRLDRPTSTVTREVMRNGGPTAYRADLAHRATERRAHRRRQSTPRGSQAPAQADGRDAEAVREYEEAWTTLLMQQGLPKMMSRVLTCLYTSDAGSLTASELVQRLEVSPASVSKAITFLESQGLIRRERDERRRERYIVDDDVWYQGMIASAQSNAQLAETARQGVSILGPDTPAATRLENIARFVDFVAESMTRAAEQARDILSTKPETTSGSTTEPSSVTAPDPSA, from the coding sequence ATGCCGGGAGGCAGGCTCACTCAGCAGGAACGTCAGCAGATCGCGCTGGGGGTGGCCGACGGGCTCGCCTACGCGGAGATCGCCAGACGCCTCGACCGCCCCACCTCGACCGTCACACGCGAGGTCATGCGCAACGGCGGCCCCACCGCGTACCGCGCCGACCTCGCCCACCGCGCCACCGAACGTCGCGCCCATCGACGCAGGCAGTCCACGCCCCGAGGGTCGCAGGCGCCGGCACAGGCCGACGGACGAGACGCCGAGGCCGTGCGCGAGTACGAGGAGGCGTGGACCACCCTCCTCATGCAGCAGGGCCTGCCGAAGATGATGTCCCGGGTGCTGACCTGCCTCTACACCTCCGACGCGGGCAGCCTCACCGCATCCGAACTCGTCCAGCGCCTCGAGGTCAGCCCGGCGTCCGTCTCCAAAGCGATCACGTTCCTGGAAAGCCAGGGCCTCATCCGCCGGGAACGCGACGAACGCCGCCGCGAGCGCTACATCGTCGACGACGACGTCTGGTACCAGGGGATGATCGCCAGCGCACAGTCCAACGCCCAGCTCGCCGAGACCGCCCGGCAGGGTGTCAGCATCCTCGGACCCGACACCCCGGCCGCCACCCGCCTGGAGAACATCGCCCGCTTCGTCGATTTCGTCGCCGAGAGCATGACCCGCGCCGCGGAGCAGGCCCGCGACATCCTCTCCACGAAGCCGGAAACGACCTCGGGCAGCACGACCGAGCCGAGTTCGGTGACCGCGCCGGATCCGTCAGCCTGA
- a CDS encoding amino acid transporter has product MATTEHPPPSRLRAWMLEGLSDMGKGQGSGQGQGREEQQPESEPEHKGQPWYRVMCLTGVDYFSTLGYQPGIAALAAGLLSPIATIVLVIVTLAGALPVYRRVAEESPHGQGSIAMLERLLTFWKGKLFVLTLLGFAATDFLITITLSAADASTHLVENPHLNSALHDKQMLITLILVALLGAVFLKGFLEAIGVAVALVGAYLVLNVVVVAVGLYHVVTEGHVVTDWSNALTAEHGNVFVMIGVALIVFPKLALGLSGFETGVAVMPHVKGDPGETEEEPKGRIRDTKKLLTTAAVIMSCFLIATSFITTLLIPEKEFESSGQANGRALAFLAHEYLGGAFGTVYDVSTIAILWFAGASAMAGLLNLMPRYLPRYGMAPHWARAVRPMIIVFTLVAFLVTWIFDADVDAQGGAYATGVLVLISSAAIAVTIAAREAGQRNWFIGFAVISAVFLYTTVVNVIERPDGVKIGACFIAGIILVSLLSRLARAFELRVTDVTMDDMAERFVRDIASRKIRFIANEPDRRDKAEYRDKIEQIRADNDVPDQEDFVFVEVTVTDPSEFEAGLTVRGEVLHSRYRVLTLESSSIPNALAALLLHVRDTTGCIPHIYFEWTEGTPFANFLRFFLFGQGEVAPVTREVLREAEPDRERRPRVHTG; this is encoded by the coding sequence ATGGCCACGACCGAACACCCCCCGCCCAGTCGCCTGCGCGCCTGGATGCTGGAGGGCCTGTCCGACATGGGCAAAGGCCAGGGCAGCGGCCAAGGCCAGGGCCGCGAGGAACAGCAGCCCGAGTCCGAGCCGGAGCACAAGGGCCAGCCCTGGTACCGCGTCATGTGCCTCACCGGCGTCGACTACTTCTCGACCCTCGGCTACCAGCCGGGCATCGCGGCCCTCGCGGCGGGCCTGCTGTCACCCATCGCCACGATCGTGCTCGTGATCGTCACTCTGGCCGGAGCCCTGCCCGTGTACCGGCGCGTGGCCGAGGAGAGTCCCCACGGCCAGGGCTCGATCGCGATGCTGGAACGGCTCCTGACCTTCTGGAAGGGCAAGCTCTTCGTCCTGACCCTGCTCGGCTTCGCCGCCACCGACTTCCTGATCACCATCACCCTGTCGGCGGCCGACGCCTCGACCCACCTGGTCGAGAACCCGCATCTGAACAGCGCCCTGCACGACAAGCAGATGCTGATCACCCTCATCCTCGTGGCCCTGCTCGGCGCGGTCTTCCTCAAGGGCTTCCTGGAGGCCATCGGCGTCGCCGTCGCCCTGGTCGGCGCCTACCTCGTACTGAACGTCGTCGTCGTGGCCGTCGGCCTGTATCACGTCGTCACCGAGGGCCACGTGGTCACCGACTGGTCCAACGCCCTCACGGCCGAGCACGGCAACGTGTTCGTCATGATCGGCGTGGCCCTGATCGTCTTCCCCAAACTCGCGCTCGGCCTCTCCGGATTCGAGACCGGCGTCGCCGTGATGCCGCACGTCAAGGGCGACCCCGGCGAGACCGAGGAGGAGCCGAAGGGCCGGATCCGGGACACGAAGAAGCTGCTCACCACCGCCGCCGTGATCATGAGCTGCTTCCTCATCGCGACGAGCTTCATCACCACGCTGCTGATCCCGGAGAAGGAGTTCGAGTCGAGTGGGCAGGCCAACGGCCGCGCGCTGGCGTTCCTCGCCCACGAGTACCTCGGTGGCGCCTTCGGCACGGTCTACGACGTCTCGACGATCGCCATCCTGTGGTTCGCCGGCGCCTCCGCCATGGCCGGGCTGCTCAATCTGATGCCCCGCTATCTGCCCCGTTACGGCATGGCCCCGCACTGGGCCCGCGCGGTGCGCCCGATGATCATCGTCTTCACCCTGGTCGCCTTCCTGGTCACCTGGATCTTCGACGCCGACGTCGACGCCCAGGGCGGCGCCTACGCCACCGGCGTGCTGGTCCTCATCAGCTCCGCCGCGATCGCCGTGACCATCGCGGCCCGCGAGGCCGGCCAGCGGAACTGGTTCATCGGCTTCGCGGTCATCTCGGCGGTGTTCCTCTACACGACCGTCGTGAACGTCATCGAGCGCCCCGACGGCGTGAAGATCGGCGCCTGCTTCATCGCCGGCATCATCCTGGTCTCGCTCCTGTCCCGACTGGCCCGCGCCTTCGAACTGCGCGTGACCGACGTGACGATGGACGACATGGCGGAACGTTTCGTCAGGGACATAGCCAGCCGCAAGATCCGGTTCATCGCCAATGAGCCCGACCGGCGGGACAAGGCCGAGTACCGCGACAAGATCGAGCAGATCCGGGCCGACAACGACGTCCCCGACCAGGAGGACTTCGTCTTCGTCGAGGTGACGGTCACCGACCCCTCCGAGTTCGAGGCCGGCCTGACCGTACGCGGCGAGGTTCTGCACAGCCGCTACCGCGTCCTGACCCTGGAGTCCTCCTCCATCCCCAACGCCCTGGCCGCGCTGCTCCTGCACGTCCGCGACACGACCGGCTGCATCCCGCACATCTACTTCGAGTGGACCGAGGGCACCCCCTTCGCCAACTTTCTGCGCTTCTTCCTCTTCGGCCAGGGCGAAGTCGCCCCGGTCACCCGGGAGGTGCTGCGCGAGGCCGAGCCGGACCGGGAGCGCAGGCCCCGGGTGCACACCGGCTGA
- a CDS encoding DUF1707 domain-containing protein, with the protein MSAELSSAGLRASDADRDRAVDVLNAAAADGRLTMEELDERVTSALSARTVGDLAGLTVDLPVAASAVVKELARIEQQGGSAVRGEGWVVPRRLEIESSWGDVTLDFTQAVMAPGTLRIDLDMRGGTLKLVTRPGVVVDTDALVVDYAKVKARPAGDAGAPVVLRVEVIGRMQFGRVVVGPPRRTPFRRSPMP; encoded by the coding sequence ATGTCGGCTGAGCTCTCGAGTGCGGGGTTGCGGGCGTCGGACGCGGACCGGGACCGCGCTGTGGATGTGCTCAACGCCGCGGCGGCGGACGGGCGGCTGACCATGGAGGAGTTGGACGAACGGGTGACTTCCGCCCTCTCCGCCCGCACCGTGGGCGACTTGGCCGGGCTGACCGTGGATCTGCCGGTGGCGGCGAGCGCTGTCGTCAAGGAGCTCGCCCGGATCGAGCAACAGGGCGGTTCGGCCGTGCGGGGCGAGGGCTGGGTGGTGCCACGGCGGCTGGAGATCGAGTCGTCCTGGGGCGATGTGACCCTCGACTTCACACAGGCGGTGATGGCCCCCGGGACGCTGCGGATAGACCTGGACATGCGTGGCGGCACGCTCAAGCTGGTCACGCGGCCGGGCGTCGTCGTGGACACCGACGCGCTGGTGGTCGACTACGCCAAGGTCAAGGCGCGTCCGGCCGGCGATGCGGGTGCGCCGGTCGTCCTGCGGGTCGAGGTCATCGGGCGGATGCAGTTCGGGCGCGTCGTGGTAGGTCCGCCCCGGCGCACGCCGTTCAGAAGAAGCCCGATGCCCTGA
- a CDS encoding molybdopterin-binding protein, whose product MSLSIRNQLPGTITAITPGEVMATVKVYLNGGQDLTAAITLDAVEDLGLAEGTAVTALVKATEISLATAPIKSLSIRNQLPGTVTGIATGGAMASVKIAVAGAALTAAITRDATTDLALAPGMPVVALVKATEVALTTA is encoded by the coding sequence ATGAGCTTGAGCATCCGCAACCAGCTCCCCGGCACGATCACGGCCATCACCCCGGGCGAGGTCATGGCCACCGTCAAGGTCTACCTCAACGGCGGCCAGGACCTGACCGCCGCGATCACCCTGGACGCCGTAGAGGACCTCGGCCTGGCCGAAGGAACCGCCGTGACCGCTCTGGTCAAAGCGACGGAGATCTCCCTTGCCACCGCCCCGATCAAGAGCCTGTCCATCCGCAACCAGCTCCCCGGCACGGTCACCGGCATCGCCACGGGCGGCGCGATGGCATCGGTCAAGATCGCCGTGGCGGGCGCCGCACTGACGGCCGCCATCACCCGGGACGCCACCACCGACCTCGCCCTCGCCCCCGGAATGCCAGTCGTCGCGCTGGTCAAGGCGACGGAAGTGGCACTGACAACGGCATGA
- the gcvP gene encoding aminomethyl-transferring glycine dehydrogenase: MTAHRIPLSELEQGIPFEQRHIGPDHEARAKMLAHVGYGSLDELTAAAVPDVIKNADSLDLPGARTEAEVLAELRSLADRNQVLDSMIGLGYYGTFTPPVILRNVMENPAWYTAYTPYQPEISQGRLEALLNFQTMVADLTGLPTSGASLLDEGTAAAEAMALSRRMGKNKKGLFLVDADVLPQTIAVIETRAEPTGVEVVVADLSDGIPAEIASREINGVLLQYPGASGVVRDIKPVIEQAHELGALVTVAADLLALTLLKSPGELGADIAVGTTQRFGVPMGFGGPHAGYMAVHEKFARSLPGRLVGVSVDADGNKAYRLALQTREQHIRREKATSNICTAQVLLAVMAGMYAVYHGPEGLRGIARRTHRYASVLAAGLAAGGVDVVHGSYFDTVTVRVPSKAAEIVAAARQNGVNLHLVDADHVSIACDETTNRAQLGAVWTAFGVEGDIEALDAGTEDGLAGGLLRSDEYLTHPVFHQYRSETALLRYLRRLADRDYALDRGMIPLGSCTMKLNATTEMEPVTWPEFGQLHPFAPAEQAQGYLTLIRELEERLAEVTGYDKVSLQPNAGSQGELAGLLAVRGYHRANGDEQRTVCLIPSSAHGTNAASAVMAGMKVVVVKTAEDGEIDIADLRAKIEKHRDELSVLMITYPSTHGVFEEHVADICAQVHEAGGQVYVDGANLNALVGLAKPGHFGGDVSHLNLHKTFCIPHGGGGPGVGPVGVGAHLAPYLPNHPMQPAAGPETGVGPISAAPWGSAGILPISWAYVRLMGGEGLKRATQVAVLSANYIAKRLEPHYPVLYTGPGGLVAHECIVDLRPLTKATGVSVDDVAKRLIDYGFHAPTMSFPVAGTLMIEPTESEDLTELDRFCEAMIAIRAEIEKVGSGEWTAEDNPLRNAPHTAGALGGAWEHAYSREEAVFPAGVSAADKYWPPVRRIDQAFGDRNLVCSCPPMDAYES; encoded by the coding sequence ATGACCGCCCATCGCATTCCGCTCTCCGAGCTCGAACAGGGCATCCCGTTCGAGCAGCGTCATATTGGTCCTGATCATGAGGCTCGGGCCAAGATGCTTGCCCACGTCGGCTACGGCTCGCTCGACGAGCTCACCGCCGCCGCGGTGCCGGATGTGATCAAGAACGCGGACTCCCTAGATCTGCCGGGAGCGCGTACCGAGGCCGAGGTGCTCGCCGAGCTGCGGTCGCTCGCCGATCGCAACCAGGTGCTGGACTCGATGATCGGGCTCGGGTACTACGGGACGTTCACCCCGCCGGTCATCCTGCGCAATGTCATGGAGAATCCCGCCTGGTACACGGCCTACACGCCGTACCAGCCCGAGATCTCGCAGGGGCGGCTCGAGGCGCTGCTCAACTTCCAGACCATGGTCGCCGACCTCACCGGACTGCCGACCTCCGGCGCCTCACTGCTCGACGAGGGGACGGCGGCGGCCGAGGCCATGGCCCTGTCCCGGCGCATGGGCAAGAACAAGAAGGGGCTGTTCCTGGTCGACGCGGATGTGCTGCCGCAGACCATCGCCGTGATCGAGACCCGTGCCGAGCCGACGGGGGTCGAGGTTGTCGTCGCCGACCTCAGCGACGGCATCCCGGCCGAGATCGCCTCGCGCGAGATCAACGGCGTGCTCCTTCAGTACCCGGGCGCCTCCGGTGTCGTACGGGACATCAAGCCCGTCATCGAGCAGGCCCATGAGCTGGGTGCCCTCGTCACCGTCGCCGCCGATCTGCTCGCGCTCACGCTGCTGAAGTCGCCCGGCGAGCTCGGGGCGGACATCGCGGTCGGGACGACGCAGCGGTTCGGTGTGCCGATGGGCTTCGGTGGGCCGCACGCCGGCTACATGGCCGTACACGAGAAGTTCGCGCGCAGCCTGCCCGGGCGGCTCGTGGGTGTGTCCGTGGATGCCGATGGGAACAAGGCCTACCGGCTGGCTCTGCAGACGCGTGAGCAGCACATCCGGCGGGAGAAGGCGACCAGCAACATCTGTACCGCGCAGGTGCTGCTGGCCGTGATGGCGGGAATGTACGCCGTCTACCACGGGCCCGAGGGGCTGCGCGGCATCGCCCGGCGCACTCATCGGTACGCCTCCGTTCTGGCCGCCGGGCTCGCTGCCGGTGGCGTCGACGTCGTGCATGGCTCCTACTTCGACACGGTGACCGTACGGGTGCCTTCGAAGGCCGCCGAGATCGTCGCCGCCGCTCGGCAGAACGGCGTCAACCTGCACCTCGTCGACGCCGACCACGTGTCCATCGCCTGCGACGAGACCACGAACCGGGCCCAGCTGGGCGCCGTATGGACGGCGTTCGGGGTCGAGGGGGACATCGAGGCACTGGACGCGGGGACCGAGGACGGGCTTGCGGGCGGGCTGCTGCGCAGCGACGAGTACCTCACGCATCCGGTCTTCCACCAGTACCGTTCCGAGACCGCGTTGCTGCGCTACCTGCGCAGGCTCGCCGACCGCGACTACGCGCTGGACCGGGGCATGATCCCGCTGGGGTCCTGCACGATGAAGCTGAACGCGACGACCGAGATGGAGCCGGTCACCTGGCCGGAGTTCGGGCAGCTGCACCCCTTCGCGCCCGCCGAGCAGGCGCAGGGCTATCTGACGCTCATCCGCGAGCTGGAGGAACGTCTCGCCGAGGTCACCGGCTACGACAAGGTGTCGCTGCAGCCCAACGCCGGTTCGCAGGGTGAGCTGGCCGGGCTGCTCGCCGTGCGCGGGTACCACCGGGCCAACGGCGACGAGCAGCGGACCGTGTGCCTCATCCCGTCGTCCGCGCACGGTACGAACGCCGCCAGTGCCGTGATGGCCGGTATGAAGGTCGTCGTCGTGAAGACCGCCGAGGACGGTGAGATCGACATCGCGGACCTGCGGGCGAAGATCGAGAAGCACCGGGACGAGCTGTCGGTGCTGATGATCACGTACCCGTCGACGCATGGTGTGTTCGAGGAGCATGTCGCCGACATCTGTGCGCAGGTGCACGAGGCCGGCGGGCAGGTGTACGTCGACGGAGCCAACCTCAACGCCCTGGTGGGGCTTGCCAAGCCGGGCCACTTCGGCGGTGACGTCTCGCATCTGAACCTGCACAAGACCTTCTGCATCCCGCACGGTGGCGGCGGTCCCGGCGTCGGCCCGGTCGGCGTGGGCGCGCACCTCGCGCCGTACCTGCCGAACCACCCGATGCAGCCCGCGGCCGGTCCGGAGACGGGTGTCGGCCCGATCTCGGCCGCGCCCTGGGGTTCCGCGGGGATCCTGCCGATCTCGTGGGCGTACGTACGGCTCATGGGTGGCGAGGGGCTCAAGCGGGCCACCCAGGTGGCCGTGCTGTCCGCCAACTACATCGCCAAGCGGCTGGAGCCGCACTACCCCGTGCTCTACACGGGGCCGGGCGGGCTAGTCGCGCACGAGTGCATCGTCGATCTGCGGCCGCTGACCAAGGCGACCGGGGTGAGCGTCGACGACGTGGCCAAGCGGCTCATCGACTACGGCTTCCACGCGCCGACGATGTCGTTCCCGGTGGCCGGGACGCTGATGATCGAGCCGACCGAGTCCGAGGACCTGACCGAACTCGACCGGTTCTGCGAGGCGATGATCGCCATCCGCGCGGAGATCGAGAAGGTCGGGTCGGGTGAGTGGACCGCCGAGGACAACCCGCTGCGGAACGCTCCGCACACCGCGGGCGCGCTGGGTGGGGCGTGGGAGCACGCCTACAGCCGTGAGGAGGCCGTGTTCCCGGCCGGGGTGTCGGCCGCCGACAAGTACTGGCCGCCGGTGCGCCGGATCGACCAGGCCTTCGGTGACCGGAACCTGGTGTGCTCCTGCCCGCCGATGGACGCGTACGAGAGCTGA
- a CDS encoding PRC-barrel domain-containing protein, which translates to MQTDIDPRNLIGRKAFDRNGTKIGTIDEVYLDDATGVPEWAAIRTGLFSRDAFVPLEPSELVEGTLHVPFERALIKDAPDFGVGRHLSPEQELQLYHHYGLDVAPPTSPPPDRDFGNLAGAETPEDNGPRPTHPHP; encoded by the coding sequence GTGCAGACCGACATCGATCCGCGCAATCTGATCGGCCGCAAGGCCTTCGACCGCAACGGCACCAAGATCGGCACCATCGACGAGGTCTACCTCGACGACGCGACCGGAGTACCGGAATGGGCGGCGATACGCACCGGCCTCTTCTCCCGGGACGCCTTCGTCCCCCTGGAGCCCAGCGAACTGGTCGAGGGCACCCTCCACGTCCCCTTCGAACGCGCCCTGATCAAGGACGCCCCCGACTTCGGCGTGGGCCGCCACCTCTCCCCCGAACAGGAACTCCAGCTCTACCACCACTACGGCCTCGACGTAGCCCCTCCGACGTCCCCACCCCCGGACCGCGACTTCGGCAACCTGGCAGGCGCGGAAACACCCGAAGACAACGGCCCCAGACCAACCCACCCCCACCCCTGA